The genomic region AATTGCTGAAGGACAAGTTGAATGAACTGCTCGGCACCACCCACTCGCTGGCCGAGGCGATGGGCAAGCTGCGCCAACAGGACGACCTGTTCTTCTCCGAGGAGTTTCTCGAACCGCGACCGCTGTTCAAAGCGCTGCACGAAGAGCGCGGCTGCGTGCTGCTGGTGGATGAGATCGACAAGTCCGACCATGAATTCGAGGCCTTTCTGCTCGAAGTGCTCTCCGACTTCCAAGTGTCGATCCCCGAGATCGGCACCATCGAGGCCCGCGTCAAGCCGATCGTCTTTCTGACCAGCAACAACAACCGGGAGATGAGCGATGCACTGAAGCGGCGCTGCCTGCACCTGAGCATCCCCTACCCCGAACCCGAGCTGGAGCGGCGGATTCTCGAAAGCCGGGTCCCGGGCCTCTCCGAGCGGCTGCGTGAGCACTTGGTCAGCTTTGTTCACCAGGTGCGGGCGCTCGATCTGAAGAAGCTGCCCTCGATCAGCGAGACCATCGACTGGGCACGGGTGCTGGTGCTGATGCATGCCGAATCGCTCGAACCCAAGCTGGTTCAGGAGACGCTCAACACCATTCTCAAGTTCCAGGATGACATCGAAGCGGTCAACGAGCAGCTCGATGCACTGATCGCCGACAGCGAGCAACCCATGGCCAAGACCGGAGGATAAGCCGTGCAACAGATGCTTCAGGATTTCTTCAAGGCCGTTCGCAGCCACGACATCACCATCTCGGCGGCTGAAAGCATCGAGGCCAGTCGCACGGCCGAGCTGATCGGCTTTGACGACCGCGAAATCCTGAAGCTGGCGCTCTCGGTCACCCTGGCCAAGAGCGTCGATGAGAAGGCCCGTTTCAACGACTGCTTCGATGAGTTCTTCACCTTCAACAGCTTTCAGCAGGGTGAGGAGTCCGCCAGTTCCGCCAGCCCCGCCAAGGCGCCGGCGAACGAAAGCCAACCCCCTGGCCAATCCGCCGAAGAGCAGGTTGCCAGCCACTACGAGGGCAAGTCCGAACTGGTGAAGATGGTGATGGAGCGCAACCGGGTCGCCCTTGCCAATGAGATGAAGCGTGCTGCCCGCTCGGTGGGCGTCACCGACATCTGGCTCTTCACCCAGAAGGGGATCTACACCCAGAAGATCCTCAAGGAGATGGGGATGCAGGAGATCAACCAAGAGATCGCCGAGCTGGCCAACACCACCTGTCCGCGCGGCAAGGCGCAGGCCGCGCTGCTGCGTCAGGTGCGCAAACTGCTGCTCGAAGAGGTGCGCAGCTTCGTCGAGCAGCAACTTTCACTCTACGGCAGCGGCACCAGCAAGCGGCTGCGCGAAGAGTTCCTGATGAACACCCGGCTGTCGAACATCGAACGGCGCGACTTTCACCGCATGCACGAGATCGTTCGCCGGTTGGCGAAGAAGCTGAGCGACACCCATGCCAAGAAGCGCAAGCAGACCCAGCGCGGGGTGCTCGATTTTCGCAAGACCATGCGCCGCAACGTGGCCTACGACGGGGTGATGTTCGAAACCTACTGGAAGACCAAGAACCTCGAACGGCCGCGCATCGTCTGCATCTGCGATGTCTCCGGGTCGGTGAGCGCCTATGCGCGCTTTCTGCTGCTGTTTCTCTACAGCCTGAACGACGTGCTGATGCAGATCGACAGTTTTGCCTTCTCGAGCCATCTGGTCGATGTCAACGACATCTTCAAGGAGCATCCGGTCGAGCAGGCCATCGAACTGGCGCTCAAGGAGGCCGGCGGCGGCTCGACCGACTATGGTCAGATGCTGCGCGACCTGAAGCAGAACCGCATCGAAAACTCCGACAATCTGCGCAACATCGACCACCGCAGCACCGTGATCATTCTGGGAGATGCCCGCAACAACTATGGCGAACCGCGCCTGGATGTGATGAAACTGATCTATCAGCGCGCCAAGCGGGTGATCTGGCTCAACCCGGAACCTCAGATAAGCTGGAACACGGGCGATTCAGTCATCGGCAAGTACCGTCCGTTCTGTCACCTGGTCAAGGAAGCCAACACCATCAAGCAGCTCGAAGGGCTGGTCGACAACATCCTCAAGCACTCGCTGGCTGGCTGACACGCCATTCAGGAGAGGGAACCGAGGTTGAACGGAAAGGGATCGTAATCAATCTCGATCACCTCGTCCGGCAAGGTTGAATCGACATCGAGATCACCCTCCAGCTGAAAGTGGTCACAACTGCCGCTGCGGGCGATCATCCGTCCGGCCACCGCCTGCTGCGTCTCGATCCGCTGCACAAAAGCCAGTCGCACGGTGCGATCAGAGCGGTAGATGTGCGGCTGGGCGATCAGGCTGAATGGCAGTGACTCTCCGGGTGCCCGCACCAGCAGCAGCGCCGGACGCTGCGAGGCCGAGAGTGTGCTGCCATCGAACTGATCGAGCTCGACTGGCTGGGTCGTGCTGTGCAGATACTCCATGCCAAAACTGATCTCGCCACGCGGACTGCGTTGCTGCCAGCGCACCCAGCCCAGCATCGGCCGCACCGGGTCAAAGCCGTCGCGCTTGGCCAGCAGCACCAGCTCGCCGACTGCCGGCAGGGTACCCCGGTAGTCGGTTGGCAACCGCAATGCGGCCCCGCCGTCGCTTTCATTCTCCATGACCGCATCGAACTGCAACTGCGTCGAAGTCTCTTGCTGACCGGTCACACTCCCACGCAGACAGCGATAGATCGACATGAAGCCAACTGTCAGCGTCACCGTCGTCTGGCAGGCATGCCGTTCGGCGCCACGTTGCCGTTTCTGTGTCCAGCGCTCGAGCAGGTGGTCGAGTAGCCGCAGCGCCTGATCGGTCGAAACCTGTGCCTCGAAACCGAGCGCCTGCACGGACTGTTCGCCGGCAGCGAGCTGAAAACGGTGCTGCTGCACCTGCTCGAGCAGCGGGCCGATCTCCAGCCCGCGCAGATCGACCGCCATCCGGCTGGACTGACTGAATGAAGGGGGCTGCATGGCAGGATCCAGGCGCACCAGGCTGCACCAGCGGGCCAGATAGGATTGCAGCAGCCAGTGCTCATTTGCCGGCAGCGCATAGGGATCAGCGGCGAAGGTCAGCACAGTGCGCAGGTAAAGGCCATGCAGATTGGTGCCCGCAGCACCGTCGACCTCCCTGAACTGACGGTTCTCGACCTTGATCCGCTCGGCATGGTGAAACAGTCGGTGGAACTCCCCCCACAGGCTCTTGGAGCGAGCGCGGCGCAGATCGAGGCAGAGCAGAAACTGCTGACTCAGCGCGGTGATCGCACCGCGCAATGTCACTGCCTGCTGTTCAACCGGCGCGAAGGTTTCGATCTGTGACAGCAGCAACCGCTTGTAGCCAAAACCAAGCTCTTCAGTCAGCCGCAGCAACCGCTCGGACTGCCCATCATTGCTGCTTGCGGCCATACCAATCTGCCGTCTGGCTGCGCGGTACTGCACCAGCAGAAACTGCTGACAACGGCCAGCGCAGTCGAGCAACAATGCACGGCTTTGATCTTCCATCGGGATGCGGTTGGACCGTCTGACCAGATCGAAGACATCACTCATCAGCCGCTCTGGCTGACGCCCGGCCGGATCATCGAGCTGGCGCATCAGTTGGGTCAGATCGAGCGTGTTATCATGGCTGCCCCAGATCAGCAGCGGAACAGTCAGTTGCAGCGCGGCAGTGGGGCTTGCTTGGGTGATGTGGTTCATGGGCGGTCTGAAGAGGATGCGAAAGGCATTGGGTCATTCAACTATAGTCACTCGTCAGCGGCTTTGCTGGCCTCTCCGCCTTCTGCTGCTGACCGCACTTCTGCTCGTCGGCTGCGGTATGCAGCCCGATTTTGTCGACGCCAACGGCCGCAGCGGCCGTTTCAGCGATCACGCAAGCCAGTGGCTGCTGATCAACTACTGGGCAAGCTGGTGTGCGCCCTGCCGCGAAGAGATGCCTCAGCTGAACCAGTTGGCCAAAGAGCGCAGCGACCAGTTGGCGCTCTTCGCCGTCAACTTTGACCAGCTCGCCGATGACGAACTGCGTAAACAGGCGCAGGCGATCGGCATCGAATTCCGCGTGCTGCGCACCGACCCGATCCAGCAGTTCGGCTACCAGCGTCCGACCGTGCTGCCGGTCACCTATCTGATCTCGCCCGACCGCCGTCAGACCATTCAATTGCTGGGGCCACAGAACGTGGCATCGATCGAGGCCGCCCTCGCCAAGGCCAGCGCAACGCCCTGATGCCCCAACCGCCATCGAGACTCGAAACGCTGCTGCAGGGCCATGCGGCCGCCCGGATCGCCGGCGCCGATGAAGCCGGTGCCGGACCGCTGTGTGGCGACCTGTTTGCCGCTGCGGTGATTCTCGACCCCGACCAGCCACTGTCCGGTCTCGATGACTCCAAGCGACTGAGCGAACAGCGTCGCGAACAGCTCGCCGAACAGATCGGGCGCCATGCCATCGCCTTCGCGGTGGCACGGGTCACGGTCGAGGAGATTGATCGTCACAACATCCTTCACGCCCGCATGATCGGTCTGGCGCGGGCGGTGGCACTGCTCGATCCCGCACCGACACTGGCGCTGATCGATGGCAACCGGCTGCCCGGGCAGCTCTGTTGCCAAGGTGAAGCAGTCGTTCAGGGAGATCGTCTGATTCCGGCGATCATGGCGGCCTCGATTCTGGCCAAGGTGACGCGTGACCGCGAGATGCGCCAGCTCGATCAGTACTATCCAGGTTATGGCCTGGCGCGGCACAAGGGTTATCCCACCGCTGCCCATCTAGCCGCCCTGCAGCGGTTGGGCCCCACGCCGATCCATCGGCGCTCCTATGCACCCGTCAGGCGATTGCTTGAAACAGGCGCTGAATCACCCTGAATTCAGGCGGCGAGGGCCGCGCCGAGCTCTTCGATCAGCGTGATCTGATCGAGCATCGAGCTGTGGATGTCGTTGATCTGCTGCGACGAAAGACCGAGCCGTGCCAGCGGCGCGGTCGATGCCGGGCCGAGCTGCTCGTGCCCCAGCAGATGCGCGGAAAACATGTCGGTAGCCAGCAGCAGGGTTGCATGGTAGAGCGCATGTTCGCCGGCATAGTCACGCGCTTCGTAGTGGGCGACCACCGCCTGCAGTTCGGCGGGCATGTTCCACATTTGCAGCATCCATGCGCCCAGACGGGCATGGCCAAGCCGCAGCGCGTCGGCACCCAGCCCTTCACTGAGAATGCGCCGTTCCAACTGATGGAGCGGCTCCTCGGGCGAGACTTCGGCCAGTTTGCCAAGCATGCGCAGCTCAGGCAGAAACAGATGGCCCAGCATCAGCAGGCCGAACTGATGCAGCAGCCCCGTGAGGTAGGCCAGCCCGGCGTCGACACCCAGCGTCTTCGGCAATCGTTGTGCAATCATCTGACAGGCGGTGGCGCAGAAGATCGCCCGCAGCCAGAATCTTTTCAGCCCGAGCGGCCCCTCCTCGGGAATGCGAAAACTTCTGGAGACCGCCATGCCGACCGCAATGTGGGTCACCATCCGGTAGCCCAACACCCGCACGATGGCGACATCGATGCTGTTGATCTTGCCCTGATAGGCATAGGCCGAAGCAGAGGCGGTCTTCATCACCTGGGCGGAGATGGCGGGATCCTGAGCGACCAGCCGCCCCAGTTCGGCGGTGGAGAACTCCGGGTCGCGCACCAGTTGCAGGATGCGCAGTGCCAGATCCGGCATGGCTGGCAACCGTCCGCTGCGTTCGATCTTGCGCTTGAGTCGCTCATGATCGATCGGAGCCGCTTCACTCTCCGTCGGCTCCGGCGCCACACGCGCCGGCTTGAGGGTGAAATCTCCTTCCAGCACCGCACCATGCAGCCGACGAAACTGATCCCCTTCGAGTTCGATCAGACCCGTATGGTGGCCCGTGGCGATGTACACCTTGGGAAACCGCGCCAGAAAGGCATCCATGACCACGGGCAGGCCATAGCTGGCACCCAGCGCCGGATAGCATCCCGGTTCGCAGTCAGGAAAGAACCGTTCGGAATTGCGCGGTGACAGTGCAGTCAACGGACGTCCGACCAGCCGGTCGAGTCGCTGCATGTCGATCTGATAAGTCAGCGGAGAGACCACCATCAACAGGGTCGTGCCATCGAAAAACAGCTCGGCCCGTGCCACCAGCACCGGGTCGATCAGGGCCAGCCTGGCCACCTCTTCCATCGAACGGCCCTGCGGCTGCTCGATCAGCCGATAGGAAACGGCCTGCTCATCCAGAAACTGTTTCAGTCGCAGCGCGATCACCACAAACTCCCTGTAATAATTGCCTGAATGGACAAAGTATAGAGCGCTCCATGCAAAGCAGACGTGATGCGGGGCACAAAACCGACGAAGCCCCGATTTCCACCATTGCAGAAATTCGTCCCGTCAGCGGCCCACGCCATGCAGTCCCTGCACCGCGACGGCGGCTGCGGCAGTGCGTGTCTCGACCCCCAATTTGATGAAGAGATGCTCCAGATGTTTGTTGACCGTTCTGTGACTGGTTCCCAGAATCTGGCCTATATCCCGATCGGTCTTGCCCTTGATGACCCAGCAGAGCACTTCGGACTCCCGACGGGTCAGGTGGAAACGCGCGATCAGCGCGTCGATCTGCACCACGTCCGACTCTTCGCGCAGCAGGAGGGTCCACTGTTCGTCGCTGCTCAGGTCGGTCGGAATGAAGCGCAGCCGCCCACAGGGTTGCACGATGGTCAAAGGTTGTGGTGTGGAATCCATCCCACACTTGAGCGACCCTCGTCTCGACAGCTTCATCAACCATTTCAGCAGCGGTTCGGGAGGCGTGGCCGAGCACTCATCGCTCGAAACACCCAAATATTTGTGCAACAGAATTCTGGCCAGCGGTGTCTGCCAGATGATCCTGCCTGAGTGCGGCAACACGGCGATGGCCGCCTGACCGAACGCATCCAGCACCCCGCGCATCTGTTGAATGGAGTGCGCGGTGTGCAAATGGGTGGCAATGCGCGCCAGCACTTCGCTGATGCGTATCGGCTTGGTGACATAGTCGACACCCCCTGCAACAAAGCCGTTGACCACATGTTCGGATTCGGTCAGCCCCGTCATGAAGATCACCGGAATGTGCTGGGTGCGCAGATCGGCTTTCAGTCGTCGACAGACCTCGAAACCATCCATGCTCGGCATCAGCGCATCGAGCAGAATGATGTCCGGCTGGGCTTCCACCGCGCTGCTGAGTGCGCTCTCGCCATTGACCGCCACCAGCACGGTAAAACCGGACTCATCGAGCGCATCGTGCAGCACGGCAAGGTTGTCCGGCACGTCATCGACGATCAGAACCGTGTTGGCATTTCGCATGATCATCGACTCACTCACCCGCCAGTCTCTTTTTGATGAAGTGCTTCAGCGCTTCCAACTGGAACTGCTGCACCATCTCCTTGCAGCATCTGACAAAGCTGTCATGGCGGTCGTCGGCCGCCATGAGCTCGTCGAGCTTGCGGGTGATGCCACGCAGATGGCCGATCCTGACCAGAGCCAGCAGCTCATCGAGCTGCTCCTGGGCAGGAACCACCGCGTCGTGAGTCAATCCGCTCGTTTCGACGACCGTTCCGGGCGGTTCGCCCTCGGTGATCCACTGCAGGCCGAGGCGTTCGCCGATCCATCCCAGCAACTCCTGCACATTGACCGGCTTGAAAATGAAGTCGGCCGCAGTGATGCCAGCCATGTTCTCCATGCCCTTGTCGAAGGCATTGGCCGAAACGATGCCGATGTGCAGATCGGATCGATGCATCTTGCGGATCAGGTAACTGGTCTCCCAGCCATCCATGGCCGGCATGGCCAGGTCCATCAGCACCAGGTCGGGGTTGAACCGGGGAAGAATCCGCAGGCAATCATGGCCAGTCGCTGCTTCGGCCACCACGAAACCCAGAGGTTGCAGGATGTCGCTCAGCAGTCTGCGATCGACCGGTTCGTTGTCGACCACCAGCACCCGGCGCCGGGCGCCCTGATAGCCCGTTCGCCTGGCCATGACAACCGACTCCAGCTCCTGGGTCTGTCTGACTTGCGGCAGGAACAGCCGGATGCCAAAGGTGGTGCCCCGATTCGGTCTGCTGTCGACCCGCAGTTCACCACCCATCAATTCGGTCAGCAGCTTGCTGATCGTCAGTCCCAGTCCGGTGCCGCCAATGCCATGGGCGGCGCTGCCGCGCAGAAAGGGTTCGAAGACCTGCTCCAGTTCATCGGGGGGAATGCCCGGACCACTGTCCTCGATCTCGAACTGGACCATCTCCCGCGCATGGCGAACGCGGAAGCTCACGCCGCCCTGCTGGGTGAACTTGACGGCATTGCCGAGGATATTGATCAGAATCTGGCTGAGCCGCTTGTGGTCTGCTCTGACCACGGCCGGCAACTCACCGGAAATCTGATGGTCGAAGGTCAGCCCTTTGTTGCGGGCCTGCAATTCGAACATGCTGACGATCTGGCGGATGAATTCCGGAAACTTCAAAGGTTTGATGTCGAAGGTGAGTTTTCCGGCCTCGATGCGTGCGATGTCCAGGGTGCCCTCGATCAGCGACAGCAGATGTTCACCGCTGCGCCGGATGACCCGGATCGCCTGCTGTGTGCTGTCGTGGAGCGTCACATCGTTGTCGAGCAGCTGGGCATAACCCAGAATGCTGTTGAGTGGTGTGCGCAGCTCATGGCTGATGCCGGTGATGTAGCGGCTCTTGGCCTGATTGGCCTGTTCGGCCACCCAGCGTGCCTGCTGCAACTCGGCGTCGGTCTGACGGTGCAGCATGATTTCGCGCTGCAACAGACTGGTCTGCCGGTTCGACTCCTGCTGGGCGACGGTGCGGCTTTGTGAGGTCAGCACCAGCCACCAGACGATGATGCCGCTGGCCAGCACCAGCGCGGCAAAGGCCTTGAGATAACCCAGCCCGAGCCGGGGCAGAATCTCCTCGGCCGCGCCCGCCAGACTCAGTGACTCATGCAGATAGATCAATCCGAACAGGGCCGCCAACAGTGACAGGGTGATGCCCATCAGCAGCAGATAGTGCCCCATGCTGCTGTTGAGATAGCGCCACAGCGACTTGGGCAGCAGCCGCTGCATCGCTGCTTCCCACTGTCGACCAATGCGCGCATCGGGCTTGCAGAGGTCATTGCAGCGCGCATCCAGGCAACAGCAGAGCGAGCAGATCGCCCCCTGATAGGCAGGGCAATGCGCCATGTCCTCGACTTCGTAACTCTTCTCGCACAGCACGCACTGCCGGGTCGGCGCCGCTGCACCGTAGCGGACCGGTTCACGGGCGATGTAATAGCGCCCTTGCGTCAACCAGGCGAGCAGCGGGGCGGCAAGCAGCGCCGTGATCAGTGCGATGAATGAGGAGAATGGCTGAACCTCCAGGCCGAACAGGCCCAGAAATGCCAGCACCGACAGCGTGGAGGCAATCAGCATCGCGCCGACACCGACCGGATTGATGTCGAACAGGTAGGCACGACGGAATTCGATGCCCGGCGGACTCAACCGCAGTGGCTTGTTGATGACCAGATCGGCCACCACGGCGGTGATCCACGAAATCGCCACATTCGAATAGAGTCCAAGCACCTGTTCGAGCGCCTGAAACACATTCAGCTCCATCAGCATGATGGCGATCACGATATTGAACAGCAGCCAGACCACCCGTCCCGGATGACTGTGGGTCAGGCGGGCAAAGAAGTTCGACCAGGCCAGCGAACCGGCATAGGCATTGGTCATGTTAATCTTGATCTGCGACAGCACGACGAAAAAAACCGTCACCGCCAGCACCAGATCGGGATTCGAAAACATCTGGCCAAAGGCGATCAGGTACATCTGGTTGGGATTGACCGCCTCCTCGGCCGATCGACCCGCCAGCAGCGCCATATAGGCCAGCAGCGCACCGGCCAGCATCTTGGCCATGCCCGGGAGTATCCACCCGGGTCCGGCCATCAGCACACCAAGGTGCCAGCGCCAGCGATTCTCACGGGTTCGCTCTGGCATGAACCGCAGAAAATCGACCTGCTCACCGATCTGCGGAATCAGTGCCATGCCGAGCGCCATCGCCGCACCAAACAGTTGCGGGTCAAATTCACGCCCCTCCCCCAGCCTGCCGGAGAATTTCATGAAATCGCCAACGACCTCGGGTTGGCGATAGAGAATGAAGATGAACGGCAGCACCATCAGCAACAGCCAGATCGGCTGGGTGATCATCTGCACACGGCTGATGAAGGTCACGCCAAAGGCGACCAGTGGCACGATCACCAGTGCGCAGAGCAGGTAGCCGAGCTGAAGCGGCAGTCCAAAACCGAGTTCGAGCGCGTAGGCCATGATGGCGGCTTCGAGCGCGAACAGAATGAAGGTGAAGGAGGCATAGACGAACGAGGAGATCGTCGAGCCGATGTAGCCAAAACCGGCGCCACGGGTCAGCAGATCCATGTCCAGCCCGTAACGGGCCGCGTAGTGACCGATCGGCAGAGCGGTCAGAAAGATGATCAGGCTGACCGCCAGCGTGGCCCACAGGGTGTTGGTGAAGCCGTAGTTGAGCACCAGGGTGCCGCCGATGGCTTCGAGCACCAGAAACGAAATCGCGCCGAAGGCGGTGTTGGAGACGCGAAAGATCGACCACTTGCGAAATGCATGCGGTGTGAAGCGCAGGGCATAATCTTCCAGCGTCTCGTTGGCGACCCAGGTGTTGTAATCACGGCGGATCTTGACGATGCGCAGTGGCGCCTGCGTACCCTCTGCCTCAAGAATCGGATTGATACTGCTCGACATCGCTGCCCATTCATCCGTTGCCTGCACGGCTCAGGCAAGATTCATGCGCAAACCATGCAGCAGGTCACGCTGGCGCAGCTCAATCGACGACATTCGTCACTCCAGTCAGACCGAGAGATAGCCCTTGATTCGGGCGGCATCGACCTGATCGCGCCGGTCTTCATGGATGAAGCGGCCCTTGTCGATGACGATGATGCGATCGGCGACCTCCAGCGTGAAGCTCAACACCTGCTCGGAAACGATGATGGTGATCTCGCGCAGCCGGCGAATCTCGTTGAGCACCCTGGCGATCTCCTTGATGATCGACGGCTGAATGCCCTCGGTTGGTTCATCCAGCAGCAAAACCTTGGGTTCGGTGACCAATGCCCGGGCAATCGCCAGTTGCTGCTGCTGTCCGCCGGAGAGGTTGCCCCCCTTGCGATGACGCATGTCGAACAGCACCGGAAACAGCGCGAAGATCTCATCGGGAATCCGGCGGCTGTTCGATTTCTCCAGACCGGTCTGGATGTTCTCTTCGACGGTCAGCCCCGGAAAGATCATCCGACCCTGCGGCACATAGGCCAGCCCCCGGGCAACACGTTGATGGCTCTCGATGCCCTGCAGATTCTCGCCATCGACCACTGCCTTGCTGCTGGAGCTGGGCAGAATGCCCATCAGCGACTTGAACAGCGTGGTCTTGCCCATGCCGTTGCGGCCCATGATGGCGAGGGTTTCGTTTTTTTCCGCCCTGAAACTGATGCCGTGGATGACACGACTCTGACCGTAGCTGACCTCAAGGTTTTCGACTTCGAACATGTGACGCTCCTGAATTGAATGCTGAAACCCATCGACATATCGCGCCTCAGTGGCCGAGATAGACCTCGATCACCCTGTCGTCGGCCTGCACCTTCTCCATCGTGCCTTCGGCGAGAATCCGGCCCTGATGCAGCACCGTCACCTTGTGGGCGATTCTCTCGACGAACTCCATGTCATGTTCGATGACGATCACCGAACGGTTCCGGCAGATGCGCTTGAGCAGATCGGCAGTCTGGTCCCGCTCCTTGGCGCTCATGCCGGCCACCGGCTCGTCGAGCATCAGCAGCTCCGGCTCCTGCATCAACAGCATGCCGATCTCCAGCCACTGCTTCTGGCCATGGCTCAGCAGGGCCGCCTCCATCTCCAGTTGCTCATCCAGAAAGATCTCCTCCGCCACACTGCGCACCCGCCTGGCCACCTCGGCACTGCGTCTGAAGAACAGACTGCCGAACACCGTGCGCCCCTGGGGAAAGGAGACCTCGAGGTTCTGGTAGACCGTCAGGTTTTCGTAGATCGATGGCGTCTGGAATTTGCGTCCGACACCGGACCGGACGATCTCATGCTCCGACAGCTTGGTCAGCTCCTGGTTGTTGAACTTGATCGATCCCGAGGTCGACCGGGTCTTGCCGCAGATCAGGTCGAGCAGCGTGGTC from Pseudomonadales bacterium harbors:
- a CDS encoding MoxR family ATPase, whose product is MKELHDQRFTSVAEIEREFSNAGYICNREIATAIYIAFNLHKPILVEGPAGVGKTELAKTTASILDVPLIRLQCYEGLDESKALYEWKYGKQLLYTQLLKDKLNELLGTTHSLAEAMGKLRQQDDLFFSEEFLEPRPLFKALHEERGCVLLVDEIDKSDHEFEAFLLEVLSDFQVSIPEIGTIEARVKPIVFLTSNNNREMSDALKRRCLHLSIPYPEPELERRILESRVPGLSERLREHLVSFVHQVRALDLKKLPSISETIDWARVLVLMHAESLEPKLVQETLNTILKFQDDIEAVNEQLDALIADSEQPMAKTGG
- a CDS encoding VWA domain-containing protein, which gives rise to MQQMLQDFFKAVRSHDITISAAESIEASRTAELIGFDDREILKLALSVTLAKSVDEKARFNDCFDEFFTFNSFQQGEESASSASPAKAPANESQPPGQSAEEQVASHYEGKSELVKMVMERNRVALANEMKRAARSVGVTDIWLFTQKGIYTQKILKEMGMQEINQEIAELANTTCPRGKAQAALLRQVRKLLLEEVRSFVEQQLSLYGSGTSKRLREEFLMNTRLSNIERRDFHRMHEIVRRLAKKLSDTHAKKRKQTQRGVLDFRKTMRRNVAYDGVMFETYWKTKNLERPRIVCICDVSGSVSAYARFLLLFLYSLNDVLMQIDSFAFSSHLVDVNDIFKEHPVEQAIELALKEAGGGSTDYGQMLRDLKQNRIENSDNLRNIDHRSTVIILGDARNNYGEPRLDVMKLIYQRAKRVIWLNPEPQISWNTGDSVIGKYRPFCHLVKEANTIKQLEGLVDNILKHSLAG
- a CDS encoding TlpA family protein disulfide reductase; its protein translation is MGGLKRMRKALGHSTIVTRQRLCWPLRLLLLTALLLVGCGMQPDFVDANGRSGRFSDHASQWLLINYWASWCAPCREEMPQLNQLAKERSDQLALFAVNFDQLADDELRKQAQAIGIEFRVLRTDPIQQFGYQRPTVLPVTYLISPDRRQTIQLLGPQNVASIEAALAKASATP
- the rnhB gene encoding ribonuclease HII, whose product is MPQPPSRLETLLQGHAAARIAGADEAGAGPLCGDLFAAAVILDPDQPLSGLDDSKRLSEQRREQLAEQIGRHAIAFAVARVTVEEIDRHNILHARMIGLARAVALLDPAPTLALIDGNRLPGQLCCQGEAVVQGDRLIPAIMAASILAKVTRDREMRQLDQYYPGYGLARHKGYPTAAHLAALQRLGPTPIHRRSYAPVRRLLETGAESP
- a CDS encoding HDOD domain-containing protein, which gives rise to MIALRLKQFLDEQAVSYRLIEQPQGRSMEEVARLALIDPVLVARAELFFDGTTLLMVVSPLTYQIDMQRLDRLVGRPLTALSPRNSERFFPDCEPGCYPALGASYGLPVVMDAFLARFPKVYIATGHHTGLIELEGDQFRRLHGAVLEGDFTLKPARVAPEPTESEAAPIDHERLKRKIERSGRLPAMPDLALRILQLVRDPEFSTAELGRLVAQDPAISAQVMKTASASAYAYQGKINSIDVAIVRVLGYRMVTHIAVGMAVSRSFRIPEEGPLGLKRFWLRAIFCATACQMIAQRLPKTLGVDAGLAYLTGLLHQFGLLMLGHLFLPELRMLGKLAEVSPEEPLHQLERRILSEGLGADALRLGHARLGAWMLQMWNMPAELQAVVAHYEARDYAGEHALYHATLLLATDMFSAHLLGHEQLGPASTAPLARLGLSSQQINDIHSSMLDQITLIEELGAALAA
- a CDS encoding response regulator transcription factor — translated: MIMRNANTVLIVDDVPDNLAVLHDALDESGFTVLVAVNGESALSSAVEAQPDIILLDALMPSMDGFEVCRRLKADLRTQHIPVIFMTGLTESEHVVNGFVAGGVDYVTKPIRISEVLARIATHLHTAHSIQQMRGVLDAFGQAAIAVLPHSGRIIWQTPLARILLHKYLGVSSDECSATPPEPLLKWLMKLSRRGSLKCGMDSTPQPLTIVQPCGRLRFIPTDLSSDEQWTLLLREESDVVQIDALIARFHLTRRESEVLCWVIKGKTDRDIGQILGTSHRTVNKHLEHLFIKLGVETRTAAAAVAVQGLHGVGR
- a CDS encoding response regulator, which translates into the protein MSSSINPILEAEGTQAPLRIVKIRRDYNTWVANETLEDYALRFTPHAFRKWSIFRVSNTAFGAISFLVLEAIGGTLVLNYGFTNTLWATLAVSLIIFLTALPIGHYAARYGLDMDLLTRGAGFGYIGSTISSFVYASFTFILFALEAAIMAYALELGFGLPLQLGYLLCALVIVPLVAFGVTFISRVQMITQPIWLLLMVLPFIFILYRQPEVVGDFMKFSGRLGEGREFDPQLFGAAMALGMALIPQIGEQVDFLRFMPERTRENRWRWHLGVLMAGPGWILPGMAKMLAGALLAYMALLAGRSAEEAVNPNQMYLIAFGQMFSNPDLVLAVTVFFVVLSQIKINMTNAYAGSLAWSNFFARLTHSHPGRVVWLLFNIVIAIMLMELNVFQALEQVLGLYSNVAISWITAVVADLVINKPLRLSPPGIEFRRAYLFDINPVGVGAMLIASTLSVLAFLGLFGLEVQPFSSFIALITALLAAPLLAWLTQGRYYIAREPVRYGAAAPTRQCVLCEKSYEVEDMAHCPAYQGAICSLCCCLDARCNDLCKPDARIGRQWEAAMQRLLPKSLWRYLNSSMGHYLLLMGITLSLLAALFGLIYLHESLSLAGAAEEILPRLGLGYLKAFAALVLASGIIVWWLVLTSQSRTVAQQESNRQTSLLQREIMLHRQTDAELQQARWVAEQANQAKSRYITGISHELRTPLNSILGYAQLLDNDVTLHDSTQQAIRVIRRSGEHLLSLIEGTLDIARIEAGKLTFDIKPLKFPEFIRQIVSMFELQARNKGLTFDHQISGELPAVVRADHKRLSQILINILGNAVKFTQQGGVSFRVRHAREMVQFEIEDSGPGIPPDELEQVFEPFLRGSAAHGIGGTGLGLTISKLLTELMGGELRVDSRPNRGTTFGIRLFLPQVRQTQELESVVMARRTGYQGARRRVLVVDNEPVDRRLLSDILQPLGFVVAEAATGHDCLRILPRFNPDLVLMDLAMPAMDGWETSYLIRKMHRSDLHIGIVSANAFDKGMENMAGITAADFIFKPVNVQELLGWIGERLGLQWITEGEPPGTVVETSGLTHDAVVPAQEQLDELLALVRIGHLRGITRKLDELMAADDRHDSFVRCCKEMVQQFQLEALKHFIKKRLAGE
- the urtE gene encoding urea ABC transporter ATP-binding subunit UrtE, whose amino-acid sequence is MFEVENLEVSYGQSRVIHGISFRAEKNETLAIMGRNGMGKTTLFKSLMGILPSSSSKAVVDGENLQGIESHQRVARGLAYVPQGRMIFPGLTVEENIQTGLEKSNSRRIPDEIFALFPVLFDMRHRKGGNLSGGQQQQLAIARALVTEPKVLLLDEPTEGIQPSIIKEIARVLNEIRRLREITIIVSEQVLSFTLEVADRIIVIDKGRFIHEDRRDQVDAARIKGYLSV